One genomic region from Nymphaea colorata isolate Beijing-Zhang1983 chromosome 12, ASM883128v2, whole genome shotgun sequence encodes:
- the LOC116266376 gene encoding F-box/kelch-repeat protein SKIP4 → MEMETSNGSIPAEEAHTSLIHGLPDDLALLCLARVPRTYHHVLKCVSKRWKALLCSDVWYSCRQNLQLAESWVYAFCRDSCDCLCIYVLDPSRRCWKHIKDPPIPCMKRYGMAYAVLERKLYLLGGCGESEDASDDAYCYDALTDTWEKVASLLVPRCHFACEALDGCLYAVGGMGLTYESLQTWEIYDPHVNSWQCSSDPSIPSDIGESAIVNGKMYIRHISPDIVPNSYAAMFDLSDNKWHPVDNEMVMGWRGPAVVVGGSLYVLDQTSGIKLMTWKEETREWALVGRLSTLFTKPPCCVAAIGKRIFVIGKGLNTVVIDTQTAGRIQGIMLCTSIPGLVDFDDLVVSCKTISI, encoded by the exons ATGGAGATGGAGACATCTAATGGTAGCATACCTGCAGAAGAAGCTCATACATCATTGATCCATGGTCTTCCTGATGACCTTGCTCTTCTTTGCTTAGCGAGGGTTCCACGGACTTACCATCATGTATTAAAATGTGTCTCAAAAAGATGGAAGGCACTTCTATGCAGTGATGTGTGGTACTCTTGTCGGCAGAATCTTCAGTTGGCAGAGTCCTGGGTTTATGCTTTTTGTAGGGACTCTTGTGATTGTCTCTGCATTTATGTCTTAGATCCCTCCAGAAGATGTTGGAAGCACATTAAAGATCCCCCAATCCCATGCATGAAAAGATATGGCATGGCATATGCAGTACTGGAACGAAAATTGTATTTGCTGGGTGGCTGTGGTGAATCTGAAGATGCAAGTGATGATGCCTACTGCTATGATGCTCTCACAGACACATGGGAAAAAGTAGCCTCGTTGTTAGTTCCAAG GTGTCATTTTGCATGTGAAGCTTTAGATGGATGTTTGTATGCTGTTGGAGGCATGGGCTTGACTTATGAATCATTACAGACATGGGAGATATATGATCCACATGTAAACTCATGGCAATGTTCTAGTGATCCCAGCATTCCTTCAGATATAGGAGAATCTGCAATAGTCAACGGGAAAATGTATATTCGCCATATCAGCCCTGACATAGTCCCAAATTCATATGCAGCTATGTTCGACCTCTCAGACAACAAATGGCATCCTGTGGATAATGAAATGGTGATGGGGTGGCGTGGACCGGCAGTAGTGGTTGGAGGAAGTCTCTATGTCTTGGATCAGACCTCaggaatcaaactaatgacCTGGAAAGAAGAAACTAGAGAATGGGCTTTAGTTGGTAGGCTTTCAACATTGTTTACAAAGCCACCTTGCTGTGTTGCTGCTATCGGCAAAAGAATTTTTGTGATTGGGAAGGGGCTAAATACTGTGGTTATTGACACACAGACAGCTGGAAGAATCCAAGGTATAATGCTATGCACTTCCATTCCAGGCTTGGTGGATTTTGATGATCTAGTAGTAAGCTGCAAAacaatttcaatttga